The stretch of DNA GTCGACGGCCAGCCGCGCCCCCCGCTGCTGGATTCGACGCGCCAGTTCCTCTGCCGCGTCGGCACTCACGCGCAACCCGCCGGCGTTCCGTCGGATGACGGTATCGACCGGCGCGAACGGCAACTCGACGCTCATACAAACACGCGGGAGTGTTGCGGCCTTAAGGGTTTCCGTAACCCCGCTTGGCGGCTCAGAACACGTCGTCGGCGTCGACCCGCCCGTCGTCTAGCGCCCCTCGGACGGTGACTTCCTGGCCCAGCTGGACGCGCTGGTCGGTGTCGACGCTCATCGTCTGCTCGCCGTCGTCCAGCACGACGGGGTCGCCGGTCTGGACGACGGTCCCGGTGAACTCCACCTGCTCGGCGGTCTGTGCGCCGCCGGCAGCCGTGCCGGCGTCGGAGGCCGTGCCGGTGTCCCCGCCACTGCCGCCGGCGTCGCCGTCGCTCCCCCCGCCGAACGACGAGAGCCCGGCGTGGTCGTCGTCGCCCTCCGGTTCGGGGGCGGTGCTCGCAGCGCCGTCGTCGAGCACCACGACCGTCGACGCCCAGTTGGCCGAGGCCTCCTTGTCGTCCTGCCAGCCGTCCTGGATCTCGACGTCCGCGGCGAGCACCTCGTCGCCGGGCGCGATCTCCTTGTCCGCCTTCTCGCCCCACAGCGCCACGCGGATGTCGCCGGTGCCGTCCTGGATGCGGACGTTCCGGACCTGGCCCTCGCTGCCGTCGTCGCGGTCGAAGGTCCGCTTGGGGTCGGCCGAGCGGACGACGCCCGCGATGTCGACGGTGTCGCCGATCTCGACGCCGTCGATGCTGTCGGCGTCGGGTTCGAACGCCACCCGGTCGTCGATCTCGTCGACGGCCCCGTCCTCGCCGACGTGCAGCTCCAGCGAGCCCTCGCGCTCGCGGACGTAACCGTCGACGACCTCGACGGAGGTGCCGGGGTCTATCTCCTCGGCGCGGTCGGCCTGTTCGTCCCACAGCGTCACGCGCACGCGGCCCGTCTCGTCGCCCAGGGTGAGGTTCGCCACGCGGCCCTCGCTGCCGTCGTCGCGGTCGAAGGTGCGGACGCTGTCGGTATCGAGCACGAGGCCACGGAGCGTCACGTCGGACTGGCCCATCGTCAGGCTCTCGATCGTCGAGCCGTCGCCGGGTTCGACGTCGATGGTGGCGTCCTCGTCGGGTTCGGCCTTGTCGACGGACACTTCGAGTCCGTTGTAGCCGTCCTTCGGCCGGCCCTTCACGCGGAGCACGTCGCCGACGTCCAGGGCCCCGTCGTCGATGTCGACGGCCTGCTGGTCCCAGAAGGCGAGCCGGACGCTGGCGGTCTCGTCGGCGGCCTCGACGTTGATGACCCGACCGTCCTCGTCGTCGCCGTCCCGCTCGAAGGTGTTCAGGTCGCCGACGGCCATCACCTTCGCGAGGAACTTCACCTCGTCCATCCCCGGTTCGATGTCGGCGACGGTCTCGACCTCCCCCTCGTTCAGCTCGTGGGCCAGCAGCATCGCGGCCGTCTCCTCGTCCGCGAGGCCACCCATCTGTTCGACCTTCTCCGCGACGGCCTCGCGGAACTCCTCCTCGGAGACGTCCGTCTCCAGATCCGCGTAGATGTCCTCTATCGCACCCATTATCTATGGGACGCAGGGATGGGGCGCGCTTAAGCGTTGCCGTTGGTCCAGCGGCCCGCCGCCGTCTCCCGGTTCCGTCCGTCGGTCGCTCATACGTACCGCTGGTCCCGTCCCCGGGTATAAACCTCCGGTCAGGACTCGACCGACGCCGTCGTCACGGTGGTCCCGCCGTCGCCGCGGTCGTGGACGACCTCGACGGTCTCGGGGAGGCCGCCCGCGAGGGTGACGGTCGCACGGTAGTCGATCTCGACGATCGCCTGCGTACACATATCGGCCCCCTCTCGGTTCTCGGTTCCGACGGTGACGGTGAGGGTCCCGCGGTCGTAGTCGGCACCCGCGAGCGTCGCCGTCTTGCAGCCGTCGGCACCCCAGACCGTCCCCTCGACTGTGACGACGTCGGTGTCGGTGGTGACCGTCGCCGCGTCGCGCTGCGTCCCCGAGCCGCGCCCCGTGACGCTGAACGACGTGTCGGTCACGTGCGGTCGGCCGGGGAGTTCGCCCGT from Haloarcula litorea encodes:
- a CDS encoding single-stranded DNA binding protein, which translates into the protein MGAIEDIYADLETDVSEEEFREAVAEKVEQMGGLADEETAAMLLAHELNEGEVETVADIEPGMDEVKFLAKVMAVGDLNTFERDGDDEDGRVINVEAADETASVRLAFWDQQAVDIDDGALDVGDVLRVKGRPKDGYNGLEVSVDKAEPDEDATIDVEPGDGSTIESLTMGQSDVTLRGLVLDTDSVRTFDRDDGSEGRVANLTLGDETGRVRVTLWDEQADRAEEIDPGTSVEVVDGYVREREGSLELHVGEDGAVDEIDDRVAFEPDADSIDGVEIGDTVDIAGVVRSADPKRTFDRDDGSEGQVRNVRIQDGTGDIRVALWGEKADKEIAPGDEVLAADVEIQDGWQDDKEASANWASTVVVLDDGAASTAPEPEGDDDHAGLSSFGGGSDGDAGGSGGDTGTASDAGTAAGGAQTAEQVEFTGTVVQTGDPVVLDDGEQTMSVDTDQRVQLGQEVTVRGALDDGRVDADDVF